The Musa acuminata AAA Group cultivar baxijiao chromosome BXJ1-3, Cavendish_Baxijiao_AAA, whole genome shotgun sequence genome window below encodes:
- the LOC135636011 gene encoding leucine-rich repeat extensin-like protein 6, producing the protein MAILPFPRALIPLLLLLAAAASPPPVMASRAAVRDGTSCTMCASCDNPCQPAPPPPPPSPSTAECPPPPSSTPGTFYYYSPPPPYVYTSPAPPSGGGYYYPPSTNVYYKAPPPPNPFLPYFPFYYYSPPLPSNYYSGAVPFQNPSSPFLFSSILLFVFLL; encoded by the coding sequence ATGGCGATCCTCCCGTTTCCCCGAGCTTTGATCCCGCTGCTCCTGCTGCTCGCGGCCGCCGCCTCCCCGCCGCCGGTGATGGCGTCGAGGGCCGCCGTCCGGGACGGCACCTCCTGCACAATGTGCGCCTCCTGCGACAACCCTTGCCagcccgctcctcctcctccgccgccgtcaCCGTCCACCGCCGAGTGCCCTCCGCCGCCGTCGTCCACGCCCGGCACGTTCTACTACTACTCCCCTCCGCCGCCGTACGTCTACACCTCACCTGCCCCCCCTTCCGGCGGAGGCTATTACTACCCTCCGTCGACCAACGTCTACTATAAGGCGCCGCCGCCACCAAATCCCTTCCTACCCTACTTCCCCTTTTACTATTACAGCCCTCCCCTTCCCTCAAATTACTACTCCGGTGCCGTCCCCTTCCAAAATCCCTCATcccccttcctcttctcttccattctcctcttcgtcttcctcctGTAG
- the LOC135618744 gene encoding chaperone protein dnaJ 6-like: MDASGPGSDGSCYYSLLGIRRNASASDIRSAYRCLALKWHPDRWAKEPAAASGEAKRRFQRIQEAYSVLSDKGKRAMYDAGFYDPLDDDGDQDFSDFMQEMLAMMDGVKSEKPDTLEDLQRMLAEIVDGDSGSSGTGGHANGRRVPSDSSRRSRSGPIRR, translated from the exons ATGGACGCTTCCGGgcccggatccgacggctcctgCTACTACTCCCTCCTCGGGATCCGCCGCAACGCCTCCGCCTCGGACATCCGCTCCGCCTATCGCTGCCTTGCCCTG AAGTGGCACCCGGATCGGTGGGCCAAGGAGCCGGCGGCGGCGTCGGGGGAGGCGAAGCGGCGGTTCCAGCGGATCCAGGAAGCCTACTCCG TGCTCTCGGATAAGGGCAAGCGCGCCATGTACGACGCCGGCTTCTACGACCCCCTCGACGACGACGGCGACCag GATTTTTCTGATTTCATGCAAGAGATGCTGGCGATGATGGACGGGGTGAAATCGGAG AAGCCGGACACGTTGGAGGACCTGCAGCGTATGCTGGCGGAGATCGTGGACGGCGATTCGGGGAGCAGCGGCACCGGGGGCCACGCGAACGGCCGTCGGGTGCCGTCCGATTCGTCTAGGAGGAGCCGCAGCGGCCCGATACGCAGGTGA
- the LOC135618742 gene encoding uncharacterized protein LOC135618742, producing the protein MESYKGGLKGYWKRRGYHRADGGQGRRRLCKAELGGGGRRRRRFWRIKISPRLGFLRAASPRRILARIRDAYVRMMLGFANCVAYGGYGYGGVEVTGLPRPALKEYDEKVLVEIYKSLVVRGPVVAADGAVALRR; encoded by the coding sequence ATGGAGTCGTACAAGGGCGGCTTGAAGGGGTACTGGAAGCGGCGGGGGTACCACCGCGCCGACGGCGGGCAGGGCCGGCGGCGCCTTTGCAAGGCGGAGCTCGGCGGGGGAGGTCGGCGGCGGCGCCGGTTCTGGCGGATCAAGATCTCGCCGCGCCTCGGCTTCCTCCGCGCGGCCTCTCCCCGGAGGATCCTCGCCCGGATCCGCGACGCCTACGTGCGGATGATGCTCGGCTTTGCCAACTGTGTCGCCTACGGTGGCTACGGCTACGGCGGGGTCGAGGTGACGGGTCTCCCCCGGCCGGCGCTCAAGGAGTACGACGAGAAGGTGCTGGTGGAGATCTACAAGTCGCTCGTGGTCCGGGGGCCGGTCGTGGCTGCCGATGGCGCCGTCGCGCTCCGGCGATAG
- the LOC135618738 gene encoding pathogenesis-related protein 1-like — protein MASGSWTLEIESSVEASRLFKAAVLDWHSLAPKIAPEIVVSGAVIEGEGSVGAVRQLNFSPALPFGYVKERLDFVDMDKFECKQTLVEGGHIGSKLETATSHFKFQPTAGGGCVLKVVTTYKLLPGAEDDQGETMKSKETVTGIIKAAEAYLLANPDAYL, from the exons ATGGCTTCCGGTTCTTGGACGCTCGAGATCGAGTCCTCCGTCGAGGCATCTCGCCTGTTCAAGGCCGCCGTCCTCGACTGGCACTCCTTGGCTCCCAAGATCGCGCCGGAGATCGTCGTGAGCGGCGCCGTCATCGAAGGTGAAGGTAGCGTCGGGGCCGTGAGGCAACTCAACTTCTCACCAG CATTACCATTCGGCTACGTGAAGGAGCGGCTGGACTTTGTGGACATGGACAAGTTCGAGTGCAAGCAGACGCTCGTGGAAGGAGGCCATATCGGGAGCAAGCTGGAGACGGCGACGTCTCATTTCAAGTTCCAGCCGACAGCCGGTGGGGGATGTGTGTTGAAGGTTGTGACCACCTACAAGCTACTGCCCGGGGCTGAGGACGACCAGGGCGAGACGATGAAGTCCAAGGAGACGGTGACCGGAATCATCAAGGCCGCGGAAGCCTACCTGTTGGCCAACCCTGACGCCTACCTGTAG
- the LOC135636016 gene encoding uncharacterized protein LOC135636016 produces MARSLSLKHPCFALALLYIASSCCEAQDAIQIVARAALCFDNRTVIDNCLTSMGISTNGTANATSNSSTPVPQQDNATASFCSSPCLGEMMLMTSCFDGIMSSFGFYRPGLMQGVQAVFQMACSGGGGNGSSNATLSRVAYGGDVMGEANIGGVLLVPAFMSLLMPVLFISFYLA; encoded by the exons ATGGCTCGTTCTCTCTCACTAAAGCACCCATGTTTTGCCCTTGCGTTGCTTTATATAGCTTCTTCCTGCTGTGAAG CACAGGATGCCATCCAGATTGTTGCAAGAGCTGCTCTTTGTTTCGATAACCGAACT GTGATCGACAACTGCCTGACATCAATGGGAATAAGCACCAATGGAACTGCGAACGCAACGTCGAATTCATCCACACCTGTGCCTCAACAGGACAACGCCACCGCCAGCTTCTGCAGCTCCCCATGCTTAGGCGAAATGATGCTTATGACCAGCTGCTTTGATGGCATAATGTCCAGCTTCGGATTCTACAGGCCGGGACTGATGCAAGGAGTGCAAGCCGTATTTCAAATGGCGTGCAGTGGTGGAGGAGGAAATGGCAGCAGCAACGCCACTCTGAGTCGTGTTGCTTATGGAG GTGATGTGATGGGAGAGGCAAACATTGGAGGTGTGCTGCTTGTGCCAGcattcatgtcacttctcatgccTGTGCTCTTCATCTCCTTTTACTTAGCATGA
- the LOC135636781 gene encoding pathogenesis-related protein 1-like: MASGSWTLEIESSVEASRLFKAAVLDWHSLAPKIAPEIVVSGAVIEGEGSVGAVRQLNFSPALPFGYVKERLDFVDMDKFECKQTLVEGGHIGSKLETATSHFKFQPAAGGGCVLKVVTTYKLLPGAEDDQGETMKSKETVTGIIKAAEAYLLAHPDAYL, encoded by the exons ATGGCTTCTGGTTCTTGGACGCTCGAGATCGAGTCCTCCGTCGAGGCATCTCGCCTGTTCAAGGCCGCCGTCCTCGACTGGCACTCCTTGGCCCCCAAGATTGCGCCGGAGATCGTCGTAAGCGGCGCCGTCATCGAAGGTGAAGGTAGCGTCGGGGCCGTGAGGCAACTCAACTTCTCACCAG CGTTACCATTCGGCTACGTGAAGGAGCGGCTGGACTTTGTGGACATGGACAAGTTCGAGTGCAAGCAGACGCTCGTGGAAGGAGGCCACATCGGGAGCAAGCTGGAGACGGCGACGTCTCATTTCAAGTTCCAGCCGGCAGCCGGTGGGGGATGTGTGTTGAAGGTTGTGACCACCTACAAGCTACTGCCCGGGGCTGAGGACGACCAGGGCGAGACGATGAAGTCCAAGGAGACGGTGACCGGAATCATCAAGGCCGCGGAAGCCTACCTGTTGGCCCACCCTGACGCCTACCTGTAG
- the LOC135618749 gene encoding pathogenesis-related protein 1-like translates to MASGSWTLEIEFSVQASRIFKAAVLDWHSLAPKAVPEFVVSGVVLEGEGGAGSVRQLNFSPAIPFGYVKERLDFVDVDKLECKQTLVEGGHIGSKLETASTHFKFEPKAGGGSVLKVVSTYKFLPGVEDNEGEIVKSKETLTGIMKAAEAYLVANPSAYP, encoded by the exons ATGGCTTCCGGTTCTTGGACGCTCGAGATCGAGTTCTCCGTCCAGGCATCTCGCATCTTCAAGGCCGCCGTCCTCGACTGGCACTCCTTGGCTCCCAAGGCCGTGCCGGAGTTCGTCGTCAGCGGCGTCGTCCTCGAAGGTGAAGGCGGTGCCGGATCCGTAAGGCAGCTCAACTTCTCACCGG CAATACCATTTGGGTACGTGAAGGAAAGATTGGACTTTGTGGACGTGGACAAGTTGGAGTGCAAGCAGACGCTCGTGGAAGGAGGCCACATCGGGAGCAAGCTGGAGACGGCGTCGACCCATTTCAAGTTCGAGCCGAAGGCCGGCGGCGGGAGTGTGTTGAAGGTGGTGTCCACCTACAAGTTCTTGCCCGGGGTTGAGGACAACGAGGGGGAGATAGTGAAGTCCAAGGAGACTTTGACGGGGATCATGAAGGCCGCAGAAGCCTACCTGGTGGCCAACCCATCAGCCTACCCGTAG